One window from the genome of Esox lucius isolate fEsoLuc1 chromosome 23, fEsoLuc1.pri, whole genome shotgun sequence encodes:
- the phyh gene encoding phytanoyl-CoA dioxygenase, peroxisomal isoform X2 has product MQHCHSPVVSRYTLDNDILSPEQRLSYEENGFIVVKGLVSEEDINRFREMFERICRKEVKIPGLIMMRDVSNNRSEFIPDQKTVSKLQDFQEEPELFRYCTLPQILKYVECFTGPNIMAMHTMLINKPPDTGEKTSRHPMHQDLHYFPFRPADRIVCSWTAMERINRQNGCLVVLPGSHQGILKEHDYPEWEGGVNKMFHGIRDYNPNHPRVHLEMEKGDTVFFHPLLIHGSGMNKTQGFRKAISCHYASSECYYIDVSGTSQENIALEVKGIAERKYGLDNSITFEDTWAVRGRLVQGDRINM; this is encoded by the exons ATGCAACACTGTCATTCACCTGTTGTGTCCAGGTATACCTTAGACAATGACATACTGAGCCCTGAACAGAGATTATCCTATGAGGAGAACGGCTTCATCGTTGTCAAGGGCCTGGTGTCTGAGGAGGACATCAACAGATTTAG GGAGATGTTTGAGCGGATATGCCGCAAGGAGGTGAAGATCCCTGGGCTGATTATGATGCGGGATGTGTCCAACAACAGGTCTGAGTTCATCCCAGACCAGAAGACCGTCTCCAAGCTGCAGGACTTCCAGGAAGAACCGGAGCTATTCCGCTACTGCACCCTGcctcag ATCCTGAAATATGTGGAGTGTTTCACTGGTCCCAACATCATGGCCATGCACACCATGCTGATCAACAAGCCCCCAGACACAG GGGAAAAGACGTCTCGCCATCCCATGCACCAAGACCTACACTATTTCCCGTTCCGTCCGGCCGACCGCATTGTATGTTCCTGGACCGCCATGGAGAGGATTAACCGCCAGAACGGATGTCTGGTGGTTCTGCCCGGTTCGCACCAAGGCatcctcaaagaacatgactaCCCAGAGTGGGAG GGCGGAGTCAATAAAATGTTCCACGGGATCCGTGACTACAACCCAAATCATCCCAGAGTGCACTTGGAGATGGAGAAAGGAGACACTGTGTTTTTCCACCCTCTATTGATCCACGGATCTGGAATGAACAAGACCCAAGGCTTCCGTAAG GCCATCTCCTGCCACTACGCCAGCTCTGAATGCTATTACATCGACGTGAGCGGAACCTCCCAGGAGAACATCGCACTGGAGGTGAAGGGGATCGCAGAGAGGAAGTACGGTTTGGACAACAGTATCACATTCGAG GACACCTGGGCTGTAAGGGGCCGTCTGGTACAAGGGGATAGGATCAACATGTAA
- the phyh gene encoding phytanoyl-CoA dioxygenase, peroxisomal isoform X1, with the protein MSRAADRLRMMLNHLDRPSFCVASSTSSQHAAYYQPHSFRYTLDNDILSPEQRLSYEENGFIVVKGLVSEEDINRFREMFERICRKEVKIPGLIMMRDVSNNRSEFIPDQKTVSKLQDFQEEPELFRYCTLPQILKYVECFTGPNIMAMHTMLINKPPDTGEKTSRHPMHQDLHYFPFRPADRIVCSWTAMERINRQNGCLVVLPGSHQGILKEHDYPEWEGGVNKMFHGIRDYNPNHPRVHLEMEKGDTVFFHPLLIHGSGMNKTQGFRKAISCHYASSECYYIDVSGTSQENIALEVKGIAERKYGLDNSITFEDTWAVRGRLVQGDRINM; encoded by the exons ATGTCTCGAGCGGCAGATAGACTGAGAATGATGTTGAATCATCTAGATCGACCATCCTTTTGTGTT GCCTCTTCTACCTCCAGCCAACATGCTGCTTATTATCAACCACATTCATTCAG GTATACCTTAGACAATGACATACTGAGCCCTGAACAGAGATTATCCTATGAGGAGAACGGCTTCATCGTTGTCAAGGGCCTGGTGTCTGAGGAGGACATCAACAGATTTAG GGAGATGTTTGAGCGGATATGCCGCAAGGAGGTGAAGATCCCTGGGCTGATTATGATGCGGGATGTGTCCAACAACAGGTCTGAGTTCATCCCAGACCAGAAGACCGTCTCCAAGCTGCAGGACTTCCAGGAAGAACCGGAGCTATTCCGCTACTGCACCCTGcctcag ATCCTGAAATATGTGGAGTGTTTCACTGGTCCCAACATCATGGCCATGCACACCATGCTGATCAACAAGCCCCCAGACACAG GGGAAAAGACGTCTCGCCATCCCATGCACCAAGACCTACACTATTTCCCGTTCCGTCCGGCCGACCGCATTGTATGTTCCTGGACCGCCATGGAGAGGATTAACCGCCAGAACGGATGTCTGGTGGTTCTGCCCGGTTCGCACCAAGGCatcctcaaagaacatgactaCCCAGAGTGGGAG GGCGGAGTCAATAAAATGTTCCACGGGATCCGTGACTACAACCCAAATCATCCCAGAGTGCACTTGGAGATGGAGAAAGGAGACACTGTGTTTTTCCACCCTCTATTGATCCACGGATCTGGAATGAACAAGACCCAAGGCTTCCGTAAG GCCATCTCCTGCCACTACGCCAGCTCTGAATGCTATTACATCGACGTGAGCGGAACCTCCCAGGAGAACATCGCACTGGAGGTGAAGGGGATCGCAGAGAGGAAGTACGGTTTGGACAACAGTATCACATTCGAG GACACCTGGGCTGTAAGGGGCCGTCTGGTACAAGGGGATAGGATCAACATGTAA